The Dehalococcoidia bacterium genomic interval CCGTGATCAGAGACGGCGCTTCCTGAGTCACACGTAGACCTCCTGGGCATGGAACAACAGTCGCGGTTCGCGGGGCGTCGAAAATCTACATCACGCTTACGTGAGTGTCAAACGAAATATGGCCTCCCTCCAGGCCAGCGCCGCCCGTGCTCGGCGACCGAAGCAGCGCCGCGGAGCAGCCTCCCTGGCGGCTCAGCCTGCGCGCGCCAGGCGGCTTGTCACCGCTTCGAGTAGCCTCGCCGAACTGGCCGCGATCTCGTCCACGGCGCGCGCGAAGGCCTCCTCGTGCGCCCTCGTGGGCTTCGAAAAGCCGCTCACCTTGCGCACGAACTGCAGGGCCGCCGCCCTGATCTCGTCCTCGCTCGCCATCTCATCGCGTTCTCTCAGGCGCTTGATGCTCCGGCACATGCAGGGACCTCGGGATTGGTGTGGACTCCGGCCTTGGACTCCCGGATCGGACTTTAGGCTCCGGCCAACAGAAGGACAACCAGAGTCCGGAATCCCGAGCGAGGAGTCTATCAGTGCAAGTACCACTGACGCGGGGCGATGAGCGCATCGGCTTCCTTCGGTCCCCAGGTGCCGGCCGGATAGTAGCGGATCGCTGGCAGGCGGTCGAGCACTGGCTGGAGTACCTCCCAGCACCGTTCGACGGCGTCGGCCCGGGCGAAGAGCGTGTGGTCGCCGCAGAGCGCATCGTAGATGAGGCGCTCATAGGCTTCCTGTGGCTGGCCCATGAAGGAGTCGCCGTAACGGAACTCCATCGTCACGGGCTTGACCTCGATCTCCGGCCCCGGGACTTTCGCCAGAATGCTCAGCTTTACGGACTCCTCCGGCTGTATCTCGATGCGCAGCAGGTTCGGGGGCAGGTCGCCGCACTGCATTTCTTCGAAGAAGTGCTTGGGGACGTCGCGGAAGGCGATGGAGATCTCGGTGTCGCGGCGGGGCAGGCGCTTGCCGGCCCGGACGTAGAATGGCACGCCGCTCCAGCGCCAGTTGTCGATCTCGACCCGCAACGCGGCAAAGGTCTCGGTCGTCGAGGTCGCGCTCACACCGGGCTCGTCGAGGTAACCGGCGACGTCACGGCCGTCGATCACGGCGCGGCTGTACTGTCCACGCACGACGTCGCCCGGGAGGACGGGCAGCAGGGCGGCGAAGACCTTCGCCTTCTCATCGCGGATCGCCTCGGCATTGAAAGCGACCGGCGGTTCCATCGCGAGCAGCGACAACACCTGGAGGGCGTGGTTCTGGATGATGTCTCGCAGTGCGCCTGTCTCTTCGTAGAAAGAGCCCCTGCCCTCTATACCGATATCCTCCGCGATCGTGAGCTGCACGTGGTCGATGGCGTCGCGGTTCCACACGCGCTCGAAGATCGAGTTGCCGAAGCGCAGTACGAGGATGTTCTGCACCGTCTCCTTGCCCAGGTAGTGGTCGATGCGGAAGACCTGCGACTCGTCGAAGTAGCGGCGGAGGACCGCGTTTAGCGCTCGCGCGGAGGCCAGGTCGCGGCCGAAGGGCTTCTCCACGATGATGGACATGCCTCCGTCCACGCCGACGCCGCCGAGGGCCTCCACCTGGGCTTCGAAGCTCGAGGGCGGGACTGCGAGATACACCAGGCGCCGGCCGGCGCTGGTCCGGCCGAGAGCTCTTCCGATGTCCTCCCCTGCCGGCACGTAGGTCAGCCTCTCGGCGAAACGCTGCCAGACTCGGTCGTCGAACTCGAGTGGCCCGAACTCGCGCACGGCCTCCAGTGCCCGGGCGCGGAAGTCGGCGTCGGTCCATTCGCTGCGAGCGACGCCGACGATGCGGCCTTCGCAGAGGAGGTCGCGCAGGAAGAGGTTGTACAGGGCGGGCAGGAGCTTGCGACGGGCCAGGTCGCCAGTGGCGCCGATTATGACGATGTCCTGCTCGGGAGGCTTCTCCAGCGCCATACGGACAGTGTAGCCCCGGCGGGCCGGCCTCAGGCCGCGGCCGTCGGGCCCGGTTCGATTTCGGCGCGTTCGGCGCGACGCCAGAAGTAGATGACCACGGGCAGGGAACAGGCGCTGAATACGGCAACGCCGCCGTAGAGCGCCCGCAGTGAGCGCTCATCGGCGACATAGCCGTAAAGCGGCGCCAGGAAGCTGCTGGCCAGGGCCGTGGCCAGAGCAAAGAGGGAGATGATCGTCGCCCGCTGCTGACTCGCAATGCGCGCGTTCACGTAATGCGAGACCAGCAGCATGCGCAGC includes:
- a CDS encoding DUF2277 domain-containing protein — translated: MCRSIKRLRERDEMASEDEIRAAALQFVRKVSGFSKPTRAHEEAFARAVDEIAASSARLLEAVTSRLARAG
- the zwf gene encoding glucose-6-phosphate dehydrogenase — its product is MALEKPPEQDIVIIGATGDLARRKLLPALYNLFLRDLLCEGRIVGVARSEWTDADFRARALEAVREFGPLEFDDRVWQRFAERLTYVPAGEDIGRALGRTSAGRRLVYLAVPPSSFEAQVEALGGVGVDGGMSIIVEKPFGRDLASARALNAVLRRYFDESQVFRIDHYLGKETVQNILVLRFGNSIFERVWNRDAIDHVQLTIAEDIGIEGRGSFYEETGALRDIIQNHALQVLSLLAMEPPVAFNAEAIRDEKAKVFAALLPVLPGDVVRGQYSRAVIDGRDVAGYLDEPGVSATSTTETFAALRVEIDNWRWSGVPFYVRAGKRLPRRDTEISIAFRDVPKHFFEEMQCGDLPPNLLRIEIQPEESVKLSILAKVPGPEIEVKPVTMEFRYGDSFMGQPQEAYERLIYDALCGDHTLFARADAVERCWEVLQPVLDRLPAIRYYPAGTWGPKEADALIAPRQWYLH